One window of the Lipingzhangella halophila genome contains the following:
- a CDS encoding response regulator — protein MNRGGATADTTVRVVIADDQTLVRAGFRSIVDGEPDLSVVGEASDGAEAARLARVERPDVVLMDIRMPVVDGLEATRNIVADERLRDVKVVILTMFDLDEYVYGALKAGASGFLVKDTEPMELVHGVRVAARGDALLAPTVTRRLISEFAGRLKEPPPAPMLNSLTDREREVVAAVAAGLSNEEIARRLVVSPATAKTHVSRVLTKLGARDRAQLVVIAYESGLVRPGWLA, from the coding sequence GTGAACCGAGGCGGCGCGACCGCGGACACTACGGTCAGGGTCGTCATCGCCGACGACCAGACCCTGGTGCGTGCGGGTTTCCGCTCGATAGTCGACGGCGAGCCGGACCTATCCGTTGTCGGCGAGGCGAGCGACGGCGCCGAGGCGGCACGGCTGGCGCGGGTGGAGCGCCCCGACGTGGTCCTGATGGACATCCGCATGCCGGTCGTCGACGGTCTGGAGGCCACGCGGAACATCGTCGCCGACGAGCGGCTCCGGGACGTCAAGGTCGTCATACTCACGATGTTCGACCTGGACGAGTACGTCTACGGAGCGCTGAAGGCGGGAGCCAGCGGCTTCTTGGTCAAGGACACCGAGCCCATGGAACTGGTGCACGGCGTGCGGGTGGCCGCGAGGGGCGACGCGCTGCTGGCGCCCACTGTCACCCGCCGGCTCATCAGCGAGTTCGCCGGCCGGCTCAAGGAACCGCCACCCGCGCCCATGCTGAACAGCCTCACCGACCGCGAGCGCGAGGTGGTGGCGGCGGTGGCCGCAGGGCTGTCCAACGAGGAGATCGCCCGCCGGCTCGTGGTGAGCCCGGCGACCGCCAAGACACACGTGAGCCGGGTTCTGACGAAGCTCGGCGCGCGCGACCGCGCGCAGCTCGTGGTGATCGCCTACGAGTCGGGACTGGTGCGGCCGGGCTGGTTGGCCTGA
- a CDS encoding sensor histidine kinase — translation MRTRFPLARLSGTSLDVAVAAVLCAVMAVIEVLTAAITGAPMKAASLAMLLAAAAALAVLSRWPLVTGIVVGAATPLYFMLGSVDGVAGWAPFAVGFFRLASERHRRSAIAGIAVAFGFFLAGEAVQFELGRSVMVLSWLIVVLAAGEIARNRRAYLHEYQQRAVEAERSREEVARRRATEERLRIARELHDVIAHNISLINVQAGAAAHRRDPEQAYDTLESIRRASKETLRELRSTLGVLRQSDGTADPLPVTPVPSLARLDELAAQVTQSGLPVTVTVDGEPVPLPAQVELAAYRVVQEALTNAMRHSGGTSATVRVHYAGDSVTVQVDDDGQGPPGEAATEGAGLRGMRERAASVGGDLTAEPRPREGGFRVQARLPAGGGAATTLE, via the coding sequence GTGCGAACGCGGTTCCCGTTGGCGAGGTTGTCCGGCACCTCGCTGGATGTCGCGGTGGCGGCTGTCTTGTGCGCGGTAATGGCCGTCATCGAGGTGCTGACAGCCGCCATAACCGGAGCGCCGATGAAGGCCGCCAGCCTGGCGATGCTGCTCGCCGCGGCGGCCGCGCTGGCCGTCCTGAGCCGGTGGCCGCTGGTCACCGGGATCGTCGTGGGCGCCGCGACCCCCTTGTACTTCATGCTCGGTTCTGTGGATGGCGTCGCCGGGTGGGCCCCGTTCGCGGTTGGCTTCTTCCGGTTGGCCTCGGAGCGGCACCGGCGGTCCGCGATCGCCGGAATCGCCGTGGCGTTCGGGTTCTTCCTGGCCGGCGAGGCGGTCCAGTTCGAGCTGGGCCGGTCCGTCATGGTGCTGTCCTGGCTGATCGTGGTACTGGCGGCAGGGGAGATCGCCCGGAACCGGCGCGCGTACCTGCACGAGTACCAGCAGCGGGCGGTGGAGGCCGAGCGGAGCCGCGAGGAAGTGGCACGCCGCCGCGCCACCGAGGAGCGGCTGCGTATCGCCCGGGAGCTGCACGACGTCATCGCGCACAACATCTCGCTGATCAACGTGCAGGCCGGGGCCGCGGCACACCGTCGTGACCCTGAACAGGCCTACGACACCCTGGAATCGATCCGGCGGGCCAGCAAGGAGACGTTGCGCGAGCTCAGGTCGACGCTCGGGGTGCTGCGGCAGTCGGACGGGACCGCCGACCCACTCCCGGTCACCCCCGTCCCCTCCCTGGCGCGCCTGGACGAGTTGGCTGCCCAGGTGACGCAGTCGGGGCTGCCCGTCACGGTCACCGTGGACGGTGAGCCGGTCCCGCTGCCCGCCCAGGTGGAGCTGGCGGCTTACCGCGTCGTCCAGGAGGCTCTCACGAATGCCATGAGGCACTCGGGGGGCACGTCCGCGACCGTGCGTGTGCACTACGCGGGCGACAGCGTGACGGTCCAGGTCGACGACGACGGGCAGGGCCCGCCCGGAGAGGCGGCAACGGAGGGCGCGGGGCTGCGGGGCATGCGCGAACGGGCCGCCTCGGTGGGCGGCGACCTCACCGCGGAACCACGTCCGCGGGAGGGCGGGTTCCGGGTACAAGCCCGCCTCCCGGCCGGCGGTGGTGCTGCCACCACCCTTGAGTGA
- a CDS encoding HdeD family acid-resistance protein, with translation MLEFLARDWWVLTVRGAAAIVFGLLALLWPGITLLALAVVFGVYALADGVLAALASVRTGSAHRLPLVLEAIFGLVFGAAAIIWPGITVLVLVVVIGAWAFATGIFEIFTAVRLRAELEGEWLLILAGILSVLFGLLVWFWPVTAAVAVAWIIGVYALVFGAVLFVLSLRLRGAGTTMGRGGAAS, from the coding sequence ATGCTGGAGTTCCTGGCGCGCGACTGGTGGGTGCTCACCGTGCGCGGCGCCGCGGCGATCGTCTTCGGCCTCCTGGCCCTGCTCTGGCCGGGGATCACGCTGCTCGCGCTCGCCGTGGTGTTCGGCGTGTACGCCCTCGCCGACGGGGTCCTCGCCGCTCTCGCGTCGGTGCGCACCGGCAGCGCGCACCGGTTGCCCCTGGTGCTTGAGGCGATCTTCGGGCTGGTGTTCGGTGCGGCGGCGATCATCTGGCCCGGGATCACCGTGCTCGTCCTGGTGGTCGTCATCGGTGCCTGGGCGTTCGCCACCGGGATCTTCGAGATCTTCACGGCGGTCCGGCTGCGTGCGGAGCTCGAAGGGGAGTGGCTCCTCATTCTCGCCGGGATCCTCTCCGTGCTCTTCGGGCTGCTGGTGTGGTTCTGGCCGGTGACCGCCGCCGTCGCGGTGGCCTGGATCATCGGCGTCTACGCGTTGGTGTTCGGCGCGGTGCTGTTCGTGCTGAGCCTCCGGCTGCGCGGTGCGGGCACGACCATGGGGCGCGGCGGCGCCGCGTCCTGA